One window from the genome of Diabrotica virgifera virgifera chromosome 6, PGI_DIABVI_V3a encodes:
- the LOC126886747 gene encoding V-type proton ATPase subunit G 1-like: MRNSSVTDQHQQSHIHMESHGIQQLLVAEKKAAEKIADARNRKVKRLKQAKEEAEAEVERYRLQREKYFLQYEAQYADSDHVETKIQHDMETQLQNCKRDVEQNKDKVIEDLISFVTDVEPIVNPNFFILKSFNKI; the protein is encoded by the exons ATGAGAAACAGCTCCGTTACAGACCAACACCAGCAAAGCCACATTCATATGGAAAGTCATGGCATTCAACAACTACTAGTGGCAGAGAAAAAGGCAGCTGAAAAAATTGCCGATGCTAGAAATC GTAAGGTTAAGAGACTCAAACAAGCAAAAGAAGAAGCAGAAGCTGAAGTAGAAAGATACAGGCTCCAAAGAGAAAAATACTTCCTTCAATATGAAGCTCAATATGCAGACAGTGATCATGTAGAAACGAAAATTCAACACGATATGGAAACGCAATTGCAAAACTGTAAAAGAGATGTAGAACAAAACAAGGATAAG gtAATTGAAGACCTTATATCCTTTGTTACAGATGTTGAACCAATAGTCAaccctaatttttttattttgaaatcgTTTAATAAAATCTAA